Genomic window (Rhizobium brockwellii):
GGGCGCTGGAATCCCTCAACCTCGTGAATGGCGAGATCGAGGCGCATATTCGCTCCACCTGGGGGAGGAAATAGATAGATGGCGCGCAAGAACCTCATCGAAATTTCCGCTCCGAACCCGGAAAGGATGGACGCAGTCGCACCGCGCGACAATCGTCCGATCGCCGGATTCGTGCCGCAGGAGCGCAGTGCCGCGCCTGTCGGCGGCATTACCAAGACGCTCGGCAACATTACCGAGAAAATGGAGCGGGCGAGTGAACTGGAACGGCAGCTCGCCGCCGGCCAGACTATCGTCGAGCTCGATCCTGGCCTGATCGACGCTTCCTTCGTCAGCGACCGATTGGCGATCGATGCGGCTGAACTCGCGCAGCTCGTCGAGCAGATCCGCGAACACGGGCAGCAGGTTCCGATCCTTGTCCGCCCACATCCCGAAACCAGGGGACGCTATCAGGTCGCATACGGCCATCGTCGCCTGGCTGCCGCCAGAGAAATCGGCATCAGGGTGCGTGCGGTCGTTCGCGATCTCACCGACGGTCAGCTGGTCGTCAGCCAGGGACAGGAAAACAGCGCTCGAACCAATCTCTCCTACATCGAGCGTGCGCTCTTCGCATCGCGGCTCGAGGAACGCAGCTTTGGCCGCGATGTCATTATGGCGGCCCTCGGCGTGGACAAGGCGGCGCTGTCGAGAATGCTGATCGTCATACGACAGGTCCCCCTGGGGCTTGTCAACGCCATCGGTGCAGCACCTGATATCGGCCGCCGGCGATGGTTGGAACTCGGCGAGCGGCTTGAGAAAGCCGACGTCGAGAAGATCATCGCGGAGTTGTCCGCGGACGACGCGCGCAAAATTTCGAGCGACGAGCGGTTTCAGCGGGCACTCGTTCTGGCAACGAAGAAGACGACTGCTCCGAAGCCGGCGGTGGC
Coding sequences:
- the repB gene encoding plasmid partitioning protein RepB, whose protein sequence is MARKNLIEISAPNPERMDAVAPRDNRPIAGFVPQERSAAPVGGITKTLGNITEKMERASELERQLAAGQTIVELDPGLIDASFVSDRLAIDAAELAQLVEQIREHGQQVPILVRPHPETRGRYQVAYGHRRLAAAREIGIRVRAVVRDLTDGQLVVSQGQENSARTNLSYIERALFASRLEERSFGRDVIMAALGVDKAALSRMLIVIRQVPLGLVNAIGAAPDIGRRRWLELGERLEKADVEKIIAELSADDARKISSDERFQRALVLATKKTTAPKPAVAKSEVSGVPVMIKKTASGATFVFDGKTAPGFDQFVQERLKGLFQEFNKDRGA